GACATCTTCGAGCCGAGCGAGGTCGAACAGGAGTCGCTGACCGATTCGATCACCGAGCGGATCGAGTCCGTCGACCCCGACCGGGTGTTCATCGATCCGATGACACGACTCCGGTACATCACCTCCGACGAGTACCAGTTCCGCCAGCAGGTGATCGCGTTCACGCGATACGTCAAAGATCAGGGGGCGACGGTCCTCTTTACCTCCCAGAACACCGCGTACTCGACGGACGACGACCTGCAGTTTCTCACTGACGGAACGATCGACCTGCGGAACGATCCGATAGGCCGCCAGCTAACGGTGCCGAAGTTTCGCGGCTCGGACACGCTCGGCGGGGTTCACACGATGCGGATCAGAGACGACGGGATCCACGTCTACCCTGAGATCAATCCCGAGAATCACGCCCGGGAGGTCCCCCGTGAGACGCTCTCGGTCGGCGTTCCCGAACTCGACGAGCTGTTGTGCGGCGGCATCGACCGCGGCACGATCACCGTCGTCACCGGGCCGACCGGCGTCGGGAAGACGACGACCGGCAGCCAGTTCATGAAGGAAGCCGCCGGCCGGGGCGAGCGCTCGAGCATCTACATGTTCGAGGAGACCAAACGGATCTTCCTCGAGCGGAGTACGGCGATCAACATCCCCGTCGAGCAGATGATAGACCAGGGAACGCTCAACGTCACGGAGGTCGGGTCGTTCGAGCTCTCCCCGCAGGAGTTCGCCCAGCGCGTCAAACACGACGTCGAGGAGAACGACACCTCGGTCGTGATGATCGACGGGATCAACGGCTACCTGCTCTCCCTGCGGGGCGACAGGGACGCGCACATTCGAAAGCTCCACACGCTCTGTCGGTACCTGCGGAATATGGGCATCACCGTCATCCTCGTCGAGGAGGTCGGCTCGGTCACCGGCGAGTTCGAGGTGACCCAGGCGGACATCAGCTACCTCGCCGACAACATTATTTTCCTGCGTCATCTCGAGGTACACGGCGAGATGCAGAAGGCGATCGGGGTGTTGAAAAAGCGCACGGGCGACTACGAGCGCACGCTGCGGGAGTTTTCGATCTCCGAACACGGGCTGAAAGTCGGCGAACCGCTCACCAACCTGCGCAACATCCTCTCCGGACAGCCGAATACGATCAGATCGGCGGAGGAACGGTCGAATGGCTAACGACGACCCGTCGGACGATCGGACGCTCGCGATCATCCTCGCGATCAGCAAGCGAGAGCGAAACGTCGAGTTACTCGCCGAGCTGTTAGAGCGTCTGGGGTATCGCGTCCCCGTCGCCACGGACATGGACGAGTTCGACGAACTGCTCGAGACGCGAGACGACGTCGCGCTCGTCGTCCTCGACATCGACGGCTTCTCGAAGACCGTTCTCGACCGGTGTGCCGAACTTAAAGACCGGGGCGTCCCGG
Above is a genomic segment from Natrononativus amylolyticus containing:
- a CDS encoding response regulator, yielding MANDDPSDDRTLAIILAISKRERNVELLAELLERLGYRVPVATDMDEFDELLETRDDVALVVLDIDGFSKTVLDRCAELKDRGVPALVLTSNDTPAVRERAMSKGARAILEKPVEKAEIRATIEGVL
- a CDS encoding ATPase domain-containing protein, yielding MTDQLERITTGTAGLDEVLDGGLIANRSYLVRGDPGTGKTMLGLNFLCAGLENGETSLFVNLEEAERDVRQNAAVVGMDLEDVHFLDLSPDSEMFVENQSYDIFEPSEVEQESLTDSITERIESVDPDRVFIDPMTRLRYITSDEYQFRQQVIAFTRYVKDQGATVLFTSQNTAYSTDDDLQFLTDGTIDLRNDPIGRQLTVPKFRGSDTLGGVHTMRIRDDGIHVYPEINPENHAREVPRETLSVGVPELDELLCGGIDRGTITVVTGPTGVGKTTTGSQFMKEAAGRGERSSIYMFEETKRIFLERSTAINIPVEQMIDQGTLNVTEVGSFELSPQEFAQRVKHDVEENDTSVVMIDGINGYLLSLRGDRDAHIRKLHTLCRYLRNMGITVILVEEVGSVTGEFEVTQADISYLADNIIFLRHLEVHGEMQKAIGVLKKRTGDYERTLREFSISEHGLKVGEPLTNLRNILSGQPNTIRSAEERSNG